The DNA segment TATAAATATAACGAACCGCCAGTTAGGAATTGAACTGGAAATTATTGCGAGCTTTGGTGCCGTCATTAATCGCTTTGTTGTTAATGACAGTCCATTCTCATTTATTACGGGGTATGCGGATCATAAAGATCTCGTTGATAATCACCCATTTTTCTCTCGCAGCGCTAAATTGTTTCCTTTTCCAAATCGCCTCGCTCATGGTCAATACACATTTGCTGGTGAGTCTTATCAGTTGCCAGCGAACTTTCCTTGGTCTGATCACGCCGTTCATGGCCTGCTCTACAACCAAGCTTTTTTAATCAAAGAGACGCAAGTTGATGAGAACCATGCTCGCGTTACTCTGCAGTTCGACTCTAAGCATTTGGATGCGCCGGGCTATCCGTTTCCTTTCTGCTTAGAGGTCATCTTTGTTCTCAACACGACAGGTTTACTGCAGTGTGAGACGCACATTGTTAATACTGGTGAGAGCGCATTGCCGTTTGGTGATGCCTGGCACCCGTATTTTAATTTGGGTGTTGATCGTTCTCAGTTCACACTTTCAATGTCACCATGCCATGAGTGGCTGCACGATGATGACTTGCCAAGTGGTGAGAAGCAGACCTTCTCTCAGTTTGTCTCCCCTAGCACTCTTGAAGGGGTGGAGTTCAATCACTGCTTTGAGTTCGATGACCTTGAAAGTGGCCTAATTGAACTTAAGCGTCTTGATGGCAAAGCGCA comes from the Vibrio astriarenae genome and includes:
- a CDS encoding aldose 1-epimerase is translated as MFNINIDNPSGLEIINITNRQLGIELEIIASFGAVINRFVVNDSPFSFITGYADHKDLVDNHPFFSRSAKLFPFPNRLAHGQYTFAGESYQLPANFPWSDHAVHGLLYNQAFLIKETQVDENHARVTLQFDSKHLDAPGYPFPFCLEVIFVLNTTGLLQCETHIVNTGESALPFGDAWHPYFNLGVDRSQFTLSMSPCHEWLHDDDLPSGEKQTFSQFVSPSTLEGVEFNHCFEFDDLESGLIELKRLDGKAQLLYAQQSSYPFVQLYTPNSEASIAVEPMTCPANAFNNEIGLLVLEPGQSSTFQWQCQAIYTG